One Candidatus Korarchaeum sp. DNA segment encodes these proteins:
- a CDS encoding glycosyltransferase, protein MLHCGDETMRFDIVSSDMWLDLPHGASLIRMFESFSKIYGARLSIKVFSKEGLSLDKELCEIRGIEVPRGLESGQLFYYLYVIKRAVEIMRCSSRIVIFDYPLIPSFIVAKILRRDLKGVSLVLSRPIVNNPLHPKNLFYRACLILGRFFVDRFTAISPFEAEEIGKYVGARKVAVVPSVLSTEFLNTPEGCEEALKKYLSERSLEFLDSGRRVLIYHGVIDERRGILRVIESFRKLDSDEYGLAFLGEGPAVGLIRSLEDARVVYLGRVPLEVVPCVLRKAFAGIAWLPSEPRWRYQVPTKVLELMALGKPFIASPLPGTLWVVDECPLAIFQEEMTAESLMRSLERIPELRDDGGICREVASRFSLEESARRLMNVLMPIVGK, encoded by the coding sequence ATGCTACACTGCGGAGACGAGACAATGCGGTTCGACATCGTGAGCTCCGATATGTGGCTCGATCTACCGCACGGGGCATCCTTGATAAGAATGTTCGAAAGCTTCTCTAAGATTTACGGGGCTCGGTTGAGCATCAAGGTGTTCTCGAAGGAAGGATTATCCCTTGACAAGGAACTCTGTGAGATCCGTGGAATAGAGGTTCCTAGGGGCTTAGAGAGCGGCCAGTTATTTTACTACTTATACGTGATAAAGAGAGCTGTAGAAATCATGAGGTGCTCCTCTAGAATTGTTATTTTCGATTATCCGCTCATACCGTCCTTCATAGTGGCTAAGATCTTGAGAAGGGATCTCAAGGGAGTCTCCCTCGTTCTGAGTCGCCCGATCGTGAATAACCCTCTCCACCCTAAGAACTTGTTCTACAGAGCTTGCCTCATATTAGGACGCTTTTTCGTCGATAGGTTCACAGCAATAAGCCCCTTCGAGGCTGAGGAGATTGGTAAGTACGTTGGAGCCCGTAAAGTTGCGGTAGTACCATCAGTACTATCCACAGAGTTCCTCAACACGCCCGAGGGCTGTGAGGAAGCGCTCAAGAAATATCTGAGTGAGAGGTCCCTCGAATTCCTCGACTCAGGAAGAAGGGTGCTGATCTACCATGGTGTAATAGACGAAAGGAGAGGGATCCTGAGGGTAATCGAGAGCTTCAGGAAATTGGACTCTGATGAATATGGCTTGGCTTTCTTGGGGGAGGGCCCAGCTGTCGGACTCATAAGGAGCCTTGAGGATGCTAGAGTGGTTTACTTAGGGAGAGTCCCCCTGGAAGTGGTCCCCTGTGTCCTGAGGAAGGCATTCGCTGGGATCGCCTGGCTACCGAGCGAGCCTAGGTGGAGGTATCAGGTCCCGACGAAGGTGCTCGAACTCATGGCCTTGGGTAAGCCCTTCATAGCTAGCCCGCTCCCGGGTACCCTATGGGTTGTGGACGAGTGCCCTCTCGCGATATTCCAGGAGGAGATGACGGCTGAGTCCCTGATGAGATCTCTTGAGAGGATCCCAGAGCTCAGGGACGATGGAGGGATATGCCGAGAGGTAGCGTCTAGGTTCTCCTTGGAGGAGTCTGCTAGGAGGTTAATGAACGTACTGATGCCGATAGTGGGGAAATAG
- a CDS encoding CopG family transcriptional regulator, which translates to MEDEERKYTTVSIPKPLYDKIKKRIEGTGFTSVSDYVVYVLREVLASLEEEEKREVFSKEEEEKIKEKLRALGYID; encoded by the coding sequence ATGGAAGATGAGGAGAGGAAGTATACCACCGTATCGATACCTAAACCCCTCTACGATAAGATCAAGAAGAGGATAGAAGGCACTGGGTTCACATCGGTCTCCGATTATGTGGTCTATGTGCTTAGGGAAGTCCTTGCGAGTTTAGAAGAGGAGGAAAAGAGGGAGGTATTCAGTAAGGAAGAGGAAGAGAAGATAAAGGAGAAACTGAGGGCATTGGGGTACATCGACTAA
- the sat gene encoding sulfate adenylyltransferase, whose product MVSKPHGGRLVRRLVSPRTRERVLEEEHEYPHLEIDHGEALDAENIAHGVYSPLEGFMDRNDFESVVRDMRLSDDTPWTIPIVLSVDERNFTEGDIILLYHDGLAIARMHVEDIFTYDKRVLAERVFKTTDPEHPGVMKVYSMGSHLIGGKIELLNELPNPFAKYTLRPYETRILFRERGWKTIVAFQTRNVPHNGHEYIQKAALNFVDGLFINPVIGRKKKGDFKDEVIIRAYEALFEHYFPRNSTVLAAVRYEMRYAGPREAIHHAIMRKNFGATHFIIGRDHAGVGNYYDPYEAWEIFNLFPDLGIIPMFIKEAFYCRKCGSMVNAKICPHDEGFHARISGTHLREMIARGEAPPEYMMRPEIYKAIKGFENPFVE is encoded by the coding sequence TTGGTATCCAAGCCTCACGGTGGAAGACTTGTAAGGAGACTAGTTTCCCCCAGGACCAGGGAGAGGGTATTAGAGGAGGAGCACGAGTACCCACACTTGGAAATAGACCATGGAGAAGCGTTAGATGCGGAGAACATAGCCCATGGGGTTTACTCCCCGTTAGAGGGCTTCATGGATAGGAACGATTTCGAGTCCGTTGTAAGAGATATGAGGCTTTCCGATGATACCCCTTGGACGATCCCGATAGTGCTCAGCGTCGATGAACGGAACTTCACGGAGGGTGATATCATACTGCTCTACCATGACGGCTTAGCGATCGCTAGAATGCATGTAGAGGATATCTTCACATACGATAAGAGGGTATTAGCTGAGAGGGTCTTCAAGACAACGGATCCCGAGCATCCAGGAGTGATGAAAGTTTACTCTATGGGGAGTCACCTGATCGGAGGAAAGATAGAGCTCCTGAACGAGTTACCGAATCCCTTCGCGAAATACACGCTCAGACCCTATGAGACTAGGATACTATTCAGAGAAAGGGGGTGGAAGACTATAGTAGCTTTTCAGACGAGAAACGTCCCCCACAATGGGCATGAGTACATCCAGAAAGCAGCTCTGAACTTCGTTGATGGTCTATTCATAAATCCGGTCATCGGGAGGAAGAAAAAGGGGGACTTTAAAGACGAGGTGATAATAAGGGCCTATGAAGCGCTCTTTGAACACTACTTCCCAAGGAACTCAACGGTGCTGGCTGCAGTAAGGTATGAGATGCGATATGCAGGGCCTAGAGAGGCGATACATCACGCGATAATGAGGAAGAACTTCGGAGCTACCCACTTCATAATAGGGAGAGATCACGCTGGAGTGGGGAATTACTACGATCCATACGAAGCCTGGGAGATATTCAACCTCTTTCCGGACCTCGGCATAATACCTATGTTCATAAAGGAGGCTTTCTATTGTAGGAAGTGCGGCAGCATGGTTAACGCGAAGATCTGTCCCCACGATGAGGGCTTTCATGCCAGGATAAGCGGGACCCATCTCAGGGAGATGATCGCTAGGGGAGAAGCTCCGCCGGAGTACATGATGAGACCCGAGATCTATAAGGCGATAAAGGGTTTCGAGAACCCCTTCGTAGAGTGA
- a CDS encoding alkaline phosphatase family protein, which produces MEELVEKVFVIGLDSAPPELLFNRFSEMLPNIRRILSMSTHGPMRSTVPAITIPAWAVMVTGKTPGELGLYGFRHRREGTYNEIWIPHSMAIKEPTVWDYLAERERRSILVGIPPSYPPRKVKGIMVSCFLTPDRSSEYTYPPELRGEIERLVGEYIFDVVFRKEDRDEVKERLWEMTRRRFEVIRYLIEEKDWEYFQFVEIGLDRVHHAFWKYFDENHHLYPGRNAYESVIPDYYKLIDEEIGKTLKLIDLNKTAILIVSDHGVKAMKGAFAMNQWMIEEGLLKVRNPELLKEGKQVRFEELDVDWSSSKAWAWGGYYSRVFINLKGRDPEGMVNEREYDKVRDEVADLIRGIRGPNGEKWENKIFYPELIYPKAIGDRPDMLVYLDDLNWRAAGTLGHGTNYLAENDTGPDDAVHSEYGVFSLYLPGSEGANNVELTIYDFAPTVLKLFGIEVPLRGRSLV; this is translated from the coding sequence ATGGAAGAGCTAGTTGAGAAGGTCTTCGTGATAGGATTGGACTCCGCACCTCCGGAGCTCCTCTTCAATAGGTTCTCGGAGATGCTTCCCAATATCAGGAGGATCCTCTCGATGTCCACCCACGGGCCCATGAGGAGCACCGTACCAGCTATAACGATACCGGCATGGGCCGTCATGGTCACGGGAAAGACCCCTGGGGAGCTTGGGCTATACGGCTTCAGGCACAGGAGGGAGGGGACTTACAACGAGATCTGGATACCTCACAGCATGGCGATCAAGGAGCCAACTGTGTGGGATTACTTAGCTGAGAGGGAGAGGAGGTCCATACTGGTGGGGATACCCCCGAGCTATCCCCCGAGGAAGGTCAAGGGCATCATGGTGAGCTGCTTCCTCACACCCGATCGGAGCTCCGAGTACACCTACCCTCCCGAGCTGAGAGGGGAGATAGAGAGACTGGTTGGGGAGTACATTTTCGATGTCGTCTTCAGGAAGGAGGACAGGGATGAAGTGAAGGAGAGGCTCTGGGAGATGACTAGGAGGAGGTTCGAAGTCATAAGGTACTTGATTGAGGAAAAAGATTGGGAATACTTCCAGTTCGTTGAGATAGGACTCGATAGAGTCCATCATGCCTTCTGGAAGTACTTCGATGAGAACCATCACCTGTACCCCGGCAGAAACGCGTACGAGAGCGTCATCCCGGATTACTACAAGCTCATTGATGAGGAAATCGGGAAAACATTAAAGTTAATTGACCTAAATAAGACCGCTATTTTAATAGTTTCCGATCATGGAGTAAAGGCTATGAAGGGAGCTTTTGCTATGAATCAATGGATGATCGAAGAAGGCTTACTGAAGGTGAGGAACCCAGAGCTCCTCAAGGAGGGGAAGCAAGTGAGGTTCGAAGAGCTCGATGTGGACTGGAGCTCCTCCAAAGCATGGGCCTGGGGAGGTTACTACTCAAGGGTCTTCATAAACCTGAAGGGAAGGGATCCTGAGGGTATGGTGAATGAGAGGGAGTACGATAAGGTTAGAGATGAGGTCGCTGACCTGATCAGGGGGATAAGAGGACCAAACGGGGAGAAGTGGGAGAACAAGATATTTTACCCCGAACTCATATACCCCAAGGCCATCGGGGACAGGCCGGATATGCTAGTATACCTGGATGACCTGAACTGGAGGGCAGCTGGGACCTTAGGTCATGGGACGAATTATCTAGCTGAGAACGACACAGGCCCGGACGATGCTGTCCACTCAGAGTATGGGGTCTTCTCCCTCTATCTCCCCGGTTCTGAGGGAGCCAATAATGTTGAACTCACCATATATGACTTCGCCCCCACCGTGCTGAAGCTGTTCGGTATCGAGGTTCCCCTTAGGGGAAGGAGCTTGGTCTGA
- the cysC gene encoding adenylyl-sulfate kinase, with product MQEKQRGFAIWITGPSGSGKTTLAEALARRLREMGLKVEVLDGDAIRNTLYPELGFTREAREMHNRIVIYMAKLLSRNGIIAIISLISPFRAIRESARREIGDFIEVYVYAPLEVRIQRDPKGLYGKALRGEVRDLTGYDGSYEEPENPDVRVDSSKMAIEDEVEAVIRRAREMGLLP from the coding sequence ATGCAGGAGAAGCAGAGGGGATTCGCGATATGGATAACGGGACCTAGTGGGTCCGGGAAGACGACGTTAGCGGAAGCTCTAGCTAGGAGGCTCAGGGAAATGGGTCTCAAGGTGGAGGTGCTGGACGGTGATGCGATAAGGAACACCCTATACCCTGAGCTGGGGTTCACTAGGGAGGCCAGGGAGATGCACAACAGGATCGTCATCTATATGGCTAAACTTCTCTCCAGGAACGGTATTATAGCTATAATCTCACTGATATCCCCGTTCAGAGCGATCAGGGAGTCGGCTAGGCGTGAGATAGGGGACTTCATCGAGGTTTACGTTTATGCGCCTCTCGAGGTAAGGATCCAGAGGGACCCAAAGGGGCTCTACGGTAAAGCTTTGAGGGGGGAGGTTAGGGACTTAACCGGTTACGATGGGAGTTACGAGGAGCCCGAAAACCCTGACGTTAGGGTGGACTCCTCCAAAATGGCTATCGAGGATGAGGTGGAGGCCGTGATCAGGAGGGCAAGGGAGATGGGCCTCCTCCCCTGA
- a CDS encoding sulfite exporter TauE/SafE family protein, translated as MWSYVMLAGFIAELIDSSLGMAYGVISNSILLSLGFGAALASATVHSSEVFLTIASGLSHIRLGNMDRKLFLSLLIPGSTSAVLGAYVLSSVDTSFLKPLIQSYLIMMGVLIILRSRGVVVKGLRVRPSLLGFIGGFLDATGGGGWGPVVTGTLIANGSDVRKTIGSVNASEFFVTVSQTITFLIFSKVSWDYTLFLLVGGIPSAFLGAYLCSRIKRDKLMTIVGMAIIVINTYGIMIKIV; from the coding sequence ATGTGGTCTTACGTAATGCTGGCAGGCTTCATCGCCGAACTCATAGATTCCTCACTTGGCATGGCTTACGGGGTGATATCAAACTCGATCCTCCTATCCTTAGGTTTCGGAGCTGCCCTAGCCAGCGCAACGGTTCATAGTTCGGAGGTATTCCTCACAATAGCTTCTGGTTTATCTCATATTCGGCTCGGGAACATGGATAGAAAGCTCTTCCTTTCCCTTCTAATCCCTGGCAGCACTTCCGCGGTCCTCGGTGCCTATGTCCTCTCATCAGTAGACACATCTTTTCTAAAGCCTCTGATACAGAGTTATCTCATTATGATGGGCGTTCTAATAATCCTAAGGTCTAGGGGGGTAGTCGTGAAGGGACTCAGGGTGAGACCATCCCTCCTAGGATTCATCGGAGGCTTTCTAGATGCTACTGGAGGTGGGGGATGGGGACCTGTGGTTACAGGGACCCTTATCGCTAATGGATCTGATGTGAGAAAAACGATAGGCTCTGTCAACGCATCAGAGTTCTTCGTAACCGTTAGCCAGACCATCACCTTTCTCATATTCTCAAAGGTCTCCTGGGACTACACCCTCTTCCTATTAGTAGGAGGAATACCTTCCGCCTTCCTAGGGGCTTACTTATGTAGCAGGATAAAGAGAGATAAGCTAATGACTATAGTGGGGATGGCGATAATCGTTATCAATACTTATGGTATAATGATTAAAATTGTATAA
- a CDS encoding nucleotidyltransferase domain-containing protein: protein MIAARKLREVARALDPAAGVYLFGSAVRGKLTALSDIDILILTERTDLKYEIMIKVYKNVEDP from the coding sequence TTGATCGCGGCCAGGAAACTCAGGGAGGTAGCGAGGGCCCTCGATCCGGCGGCAGGGGTGTACCTCTTCGGTTCAGCAGTCAGGGGGAAGCTGACAGCTCTAAGCGATATCGATATACTCATTTTAACGGAGAGAACCGATCTGAAGTATGAAATAATGATAAAGGTTTATAAGAACGTCGAAGATCCGTAG
- a CDS encoding YkgJ family cysteine cluster protein, with protein MMEAVISDFVKVERMPGFSCKLCGDCCRNRAIMLYDEDVRRLESSGFSEFYEEASELERYLTGAPYRMRLKEDGSCVFLNDNRCSVYELRPDTCRRYPFIVGDGFILASLSCPGIDWGGEGDPEHFRGPSRRMAEAIARFLR; from the coding sequence ATGATGGAGGCCGTGATCTCGGACTTCGTGAAGGTGGAGAGGATGCCCGGATTTTCCTGTAAGCTATGCGGTGACTGCTGCAGGAACAGAGCCATAATGCTTTACGATGAGGATGTGAGGAGGCTAGAGAGCTCAGGTTTCTCGGAGTTCTATGAGGAAGCTAGCGAGCTGGAGCGCTATCTAACGGGGGCTCCTTACAGGATGAGGCTGAAGGAGGACGGTTCCTGCGTATTTCTGAACGATAATAGGTGCTCCGTTTACGAGCTTAGGCCCGATACCTGCAGGAGGTACCCCTTCATAGTAGGTGATGGCTTCATACTAGCTTCACTATCTTGCCCAGGGATAGATTGGGGAGGAGAGGGGGACCCTGAGCATTTCAGAGGACCCTCGAGGAGGATGGCCGAAGCGATAGCTAGGTTCTTGAGGTGA
- a CDS encoding VCBS repeat-containing protein produces MRYSSLLTILLALQVALPLSVALGSPSEGYAGLGALRNGGKLLLFKPGLPGDPVALIPLNGGKTLLVVSSDGTITYMDSNSALRTLSVCAGRQVRIAHASTRSGGAAYAICYSRERGVASFVTIMDSGGFKFFGLAEVSRRDSSGGFVYSEYRTDFPTVMEPPTPLVADVDGDGYDEALVYLDKQLLYVDSPFGEPEAYSIYETPLGFAFGDLDGDGRKEVVMASHSGILLWRRGELRTYSSQACSSAPLLADFDGDGKLEVACYRGDTLQVIKGNSLLLRAEGGVTEPVAADLNGDGRPELIYVMRDGTLVARSIGGVLWRAKVEAPYNRVAVADVDGDLKPEVVAACGQYLYCFSYEGKEEWRLSLREPNGWVSGGSLTFQTYVRFEAKTPPVLLDFDKDGLLEVILGIGAYLEQGRVALVDEVAGAGEPPRVEVLQPSNYTKVGRYFNLSFRVMDDLSSVLKAKVSVYSNGWVEIWSSEVKSGDTVRKELPSSESVMIEASDGLLTSKVILKLRVDTEPPKMLIEPRNMSKIGPGTNITVRIVAPIEEYAFLTVLHGTGGQWSRILERRVWKTSLVSIDVTPIVKLVSGYHCFKFVLKDRYGNTEEVMMRYSVSKSAEINPSKEGKLSLRVPNGAVSGVAKISWSLENVDRASLYYGSGAEWNLIREVEGNGSIEWDVSSLPDGDYSLKLESGELRALAHLRVDNTPPEIEVRVDREVLRVGDVATVRVSGEFERLYWDLDGDGRFETLGPPEARIEAREPGFIRLGVMAVDEANNTVKREISLKVEERLEVQREAEINEADPGPSGPLDLGALVRPELVLPVTGILAAAILKSGRRGGRKRRSNPWR; encoded by the coding sequence ATGAGGTACTCATCACTCCTCACCATCCTGCTAGCTCTCCAGGTAGCTCTTCCGTTGAGCGTTGCACTCGGATCACCGAGTGAAGGATACGCGGGCCTGGGCGCCCTCAGGAATGGAGGGAAGCTCCTGCTCTTCAAGCCGGGCCTACCGGGGGATCCGGTAGCTTTAATACCGCTGAACGGTGGGAAAACGCTCCTAGTAGTCTCCTCCGACGGCACCATAACTTACATGGACTCCAACTCCGCCTTAAGGACGCTCAGCGTGTGCGCGGGGAGGCAGGTCAGGATCGCTCACGCCAGCACGCGGAGCGGGGGAGCTGCCTACGCCATATGCTACAGCAGGGAGAGGGGAGTGGCCTCCTTCGTCACAATAATGGATAGCGGGGGCTTCAAGTTCTTCGGGCTCGCGGAAGTCTCGAGGAGGGACTCCTCAGGAGGTTTCGTCTACTCGGAGTACAGGACGGACTTCCCGACGGTGATGGAACCCCCCACCCCCTTGGTAGCTGATGTGGATGGGGATGGGTACGATGAGGCCCTGGTGTACCTGGATAAGCAGCTTCTCTACGTGGACTCACCCTTCGGGGAGCCCGAGGCCTACTCCATCTACGAAACTCCCTTAGGCTTCGCTTTCGGCGACTTAGACGGAGACGGTAGGAAGGAAGTGGTGATGGCCTCCCACTCCGGCATACTCCTCTGGAGGCGCGGGGAGCTCAGGACTTACTCCTCGCAGGCCTGCTCCTCAGCTCCCCTGCTAGCTGACTTCGACGGCGATGGCAAGCTCGAGGTGGCTTGCTACCGCGGCGACACGCTTCAGGTGATCAAGGGAAACTCGCTGTTACTGAGAGCTGAGGGAGGAGTCACTGAGCCGGTCGCAGCTGACCTGAACGGTGATGGTAGGCCGGAGCTGATCTACGTAATGAGGGACGGGACCCTCGTCGCCAGGTCGATTGGCGGTGTGCTCTGGAGGGCCAAGGTGGAGGCCCCCTACAACAGGGTAGCCGTAGCTGATGTCGATGGGGACCTCAAGCCCGAGGTGGTAGCGGCCTGCGGTCAGTACCTCTACTGCTTCTCTTACGAGGGCAAGGAGGAGTGGAGGTTGAGCTTGAGGGAGCCCAACGGTTGGGTCTCAGGCGGCTCCTTGACCTTCCAGACTTACGTGAGGTTCGAGGCGAAGACGCCTCCCGTTCTGCTGGACTTCGATAAGGACGGCTTGCTTGAGGTCATCTTGGGCATAGGGGCCTACTTGGAGCAGGGAAGGGTGGCTCTGGTGGACGAGGTGGCCGGAGCGGGTGAACCCCCGAGGGTGGAGGTGCTCCAGCCCTCCAACTACACGAAGGTCGGTAGGTACTTCAACTTGAGCTTCAGGGTGATGGATGACCTCTCGAGCGTGCTCAAGGCCAAGGTGAGCGTTTACTCAAACGGATGGGTTGAGATCTGGAGCAGTGAGGTCAAGTCAGGCGATACCGTGAGGAAAGAATTACCCTCATCCGAGAGCGTGATGATAGAGGCTTCGGACGGTCTCCTAACATCCAAAGTGATCCTGAAGCTCAGGGTGGATACTGAACCTCCTAAGATGTTGATAGAGCCGAGGAACATGTCCAAGATAGGGCCTGGGACGAACATAACGGTGAGGATAGTGGCGCCGATAGAAGAGTACGCCTTCCTCACGGTGCTTCACGGAACGGGAGGCCAGTGGTCCAGGATCCTCGAGAGGAGGGTCTGGAAGACCTCCCTGGTGAGCATAGACGTCACCCCGATAGTGAAGCTGGTGAGCGGTTACCACTGCTTCAAGTTCGTCCTCAAGGATAGGTACGGCAACACGGAGGAGGTGATGATGCGGTACTCCGTGAGCAAGTCCGCCGAAATTAATCCCTCCAAGGAGGGAAAGTTATCCTTAAGAGTGCCAAACGGAGCTGTCTCAGGGGTTGCTAAGATCTCCTGGTCTCTGGAGAACGTGGACAGGGCTTCCCTCTACTACGGAAGCGGTGCTGAGTGGAACCTGATCAGGGAGGTGGAGGGTAACGGGAGCATCGAGTGGGACGTCTCATCTCTCCCCGATGGCGATTACTCACTTAAGCTCGAGTCAGGGGAGCTAAGGGCCCTGGCGCACCTTAGGGTGGACAACACACCGCCTGAGATAGAGGTGAGGGTGGATAGGGAGGTCCTGAGGGTGGGTGATGTGGCTACCGTGAGGGTGAGCGGGGAGTTCGAGAGGCTTTACTGGGATCTGGACGGTGACGGTCGCTTCGAGACCCTCGGGCCTCCCGAGGCGAGGATAGAGGCGAGGGAACCGGGGTTCATCAGGCTAGGCGTGATGGCCGTGGATGAGGCGAACAACACGGTTAAGCGCGAGATCTCGCTCAAGGTCGAGGAGAGGTTAGAGGTCCAGCGGGAGGCGGAGATCAACGAAGCAGATCCCGGGCCGAGCGGCCCCTTGGACCTCGGAGCCCTGGTTAGACCGGAGCTGGTGCTGCCCGTGACGGGCATCTTAGCTGCGGCGATCCTTAAAAGCGGGAGGAGGGGAGGGAGGAAGAGGAGGTCGAACCCTTGGAGGTGA
- a CDS encoding phenylalanine--tRNA ligase beta subunit-related protein translates to MSDEAEELGIFVAYGILREVRISRSSDVLERSAGEVRKLYDLEKLKDHPVARAYRDFYWRIGIDPTKVRPSGEALVRRILRGERIPSINSVVDSGNAASALTLIPIGLYDLSRVVGKLELRLARPGEVFYPIGGSERKLKGGEPVLADEIGPIFLYPHRDSERTKVREDTDEVLVVAAGVPGVERSDVRRALNLALELIRETSGGELIHSGTAPTR, encoded by the coding sequence GTGAGTGATGAGGCTGAGGAGCTGGGGATATTCGTGGCTTATGGGATCCTGAGGGAGGTGAGGATCTCAAGGAGCTCAGATGTCTTGGAGAGGTCTGCTGGGGAAGTGAGGAAGCTGTACGACCTCGAGAAGCTCAAGGACCACCCTGTAGCTAGGGCTTACAGGGACTTCTACTGGAGGATAGGCATAGATCCGACGAAGGTCAGGCCGAGCGGCGAGGCCCTGGTGAGGAGGATCCTGAGGGGGGAGAGGATACCCTCGATAAACAGCGTGGTCGACTCGGGCAACGCCGCTAGCGCTCTGACGCTCATACCGATAGGGCTCTACGATCTGAGTAGGGTAGTCGGGAAGCTGGAGTTGAGGTTAGCGAGGCCTGGGGAAGTATTTTATCCAATAGGAGGAAGCGAGAGGAAACTGAAGGGAGGGGAACCGGTACTAGCTGATGAGATAGGGCCTATCTTCCTCTACCCACACAGGGATAGCGAGAGGACAAAGGTGAGGGAGGATACCGATGAGGTCCTCGTGGTGGCAGCCGGGGTTCCGGGTGTGGAGAGGTCCGACGTGAGGAGGGCCCTCAACCTAGCCTTGGAGCTCATAAGGGAGACCTCGGGTGGTGAGCTGATTCACTCAGGAACAGCGCCGACCCGATAG
- a CDS encoding arginine deiminase-related protein: MPSDVTFSALIVRGLPDSYAHCVSTNPLKKSLDLSLARKQWRDYVSTLRESGIEVIELEPLHSYPDSVFIQDTALVGHSGRALLASFGEGSRRGEEESVGRFLEARGFSVGRVDPPGSLEGGDVLITSEGVAFVGLSSRTNELGAKSFEAMFGLRVVRVRITRTFHLLSGVSYLGGGTVALSPSLVDPSPFRGFRIIYVPDEEVYASNMLYLGDRRVLMPSGFERTEEKLRREGFKPLSVDLSEFWKCDGGATCLSLPIYYAL, encoded by the coding sequence ATGCCGTCAGATGTTACCTTCAGTGCCCTCATCGTCCGAGGACTCCCCGATAGCTACGCTCACTGCGTCTCCACTAATCCTTTGAAGAAAAGCTTGGACTTGAGCTTGGCTAGGAAACAGTGGAGGGACTATGTCAGCACCCTGAGGGAGAGCGGGATTGAGGTCATAGAGTTAGAGCCCCTCCACAGCTACCCGGATAGTGTCTTCATACAGGACACCGCCCTAGTGGGCCACTCGGGGAGGGCCCTCCTAGCCAGCTTCGGGGAGGGGAGCAGGAGGGGCGAGGAGGAGTCGGTTGGGAGGTTCCTAGAGGCTAGAGGGTTTAGCGTAGGGAGAGTTGACCCTCCCGGAAGCTTGGAGGGAGGAGATGTCCTGATAACCAGCGAGGGAGTTGCCTTCGTAGGGCTCTCGTCCAGGACCAACGAGCTGGGTGCCAAGAGCTTCGAGGCGATGTTCGGCTTGAGGGTAGTGAGGGTCCGGATCACCAGGACCTTCCACCTGCTCTCAGGGGTGAGTTACCTAGGAGGCGGGACAGTCGCCTTAAGCCCTAGTTTAGTTGATCCATCACCCTTCCGAGGTTTCAGGATAATTTATGTACCTGATGAGGAAGTATACGCTTCTAATATGCTTTACTTAGGTGATAGGAGGGTCCTCATGCCCAGCGGATTTGAGAGGACGGAGGAGAAGCTCAGGAGGGAGGGATTCAAGCCGCTGAGTGTGGACCTGAGCGAGTTCTGGAAATGCGATGGTGGAGCTACTTGCCTCTCGCTCCCCATCTACTACGCCCTCTAG
- a CDS encoding HEPN domain-containing protein, whose protein sequence is MSGEFTNKLRRRASVFMKVAERLLEEREYDLACFNADQAAQLYAKSSILRLFGEFPRIHGVRELLGYLATRLHEAGYTEKASLLREFIHENRYALSVLEDAYIGARYGPRSFGEDDAKISIGTVSKLVKLLEGIESDAWMV, encoded by the coding sequence GTGAGCGGTGAATTCACCAATAAGCTCAGAAGGAGGGCGAGTGTTTTCATGAAGGTAGCTGAGAGGCTTCTTGAGGAAAGGGAGTACGATTTGGCCTGCTTTAATGCTGACCAAGCAGCACAGCTCTACGCGAAGTCCTCTATCCTCAGGCTCTTCGGGGAGTTTCCAAGGATACATGGGGTTAGAGAGCTCCTAGGATATCTCGCTACAAGGCTTCATGAGGCTGGTTATACCGAAAAAGCGTCCTTACTAAGGGAGTTCATTCACGAAAACCGCTATGCCCTCTCAGTCCTGGAGGATGCTTACATTGGAGCCAGATACGGGCCGAGGTCCTTCGGCGAGGATGATGCCAAGATCTCCATAGGGACGGTATCCAAGCTCGTCAAGTTGCTGGAGGGGATAGAGAGTGATGCCTGGATGGTCTAA